In Streptomyces nojiriensis, one genomic interval encodes:
- a CDS encoding DsbA family protein, with protein sequence MQVRSRRGFLVAAAAITASASVGACRSRNEGSGGGDDPLDVSASAHLPAAPESLAADGTTIVLGDPGAPLAVRLYEDMSCPACAEFETEGTAPYLKRAARNGALQLQFTLGSFLGPGSKFAANALRAALDQHKFADYHDLLYREQSRVRKSGGFTRDRLLGMAIMIPGLRGPEFDAAVLETKHRDFVEAADEVLRKSPVQGTPAMAIGGVLVPSDSHALFTDRSRLYRRLKKATRAEE encoded by the coding sequence ATGCAGGTCAGATCCAGACGCGGCTTCCTGGTCGCGGCTGCGGCCATCACCGCCTCGGCGTCCGTCGGCGCCTGCCGCAGCCGGAACGAGGGGAGCGGCGGGGGCGACGACCCGCTCGACGTCTCGGCGAGCGCGCATCTGCCCGCGGCCCCGGAGTCCCTGGCCGCCGACGGCACCACCATCGTGCTCGGCGACCCGGGCGCTCCTCTGGCAGTCCGGCTGTACGAGGACATGAGCTGCCCGGCCTGCGCCGAGTTCGAGACGGAGGGCACCGCCCCGTACCTGAAGCGCGCGGCCCGCAACGGAGCGCTGCAGCTGCAGTTCACGCTGGGGTCCTTCCTCGGCCCGGGATCGAAGTTCGCGGCGAACGCCCTGCGCGCCGCCCTGGATCAGCACAAGTTCGCCGACTACCACGACCTGCTGTACCGCGAACAGAGCAGGGTGCGGAAGTCCGGGGGCTTCACGCGGGACCGGTTGCTGGGAATGGCCATCATGATTCCGGGCCTGCGCGGCCCGGAGTTCGACGCGGCCGTGCTGGAGACGAAGCACCGGGACTTCGTCGAAGCCGCCGACGAGGTGCTCCGCAAGTCACCCGTCCAGGGAACCCCCGCCATGGCGATCGGCGGCGTCCTCGTCCCGTCGGACAGCCACGCGCTGTTCACCGATCGCAGCCGCCTCTACCGGCGCCTCAAGAAGGC